Proteins encoded together in one Falco peregrinus isolate bFalPer1 chromosome 2, bFalPer1.pri, whole genome shotgun sequence window:
- the RAB35 gene encoding ras-related protein Rab-35, translating into MRGGTAVSSGCLFGKWIRPPPPPPPPPPPPLAPPPAAAPAAPAMARDYDHLFKLLIIGDSGVGKSSLLLRFADNTFSGSYITTIGVDFKIRTVEINGEKVKLQIWDTAGQERFRTITSTYYRGTHGVIVVYDVTSAESFVNVKRWLHEINQNCDDVCRILVGNKNDDPERKVVETEDAYKFAGQMEIQLFETSAKENINVEEMFNCITELVLRAKKENLAKQQQQQQNDVVKLTKNSKRKKRCC; encoded by the exons ATGCGCGGCGGCACCGCTGTCAGTTCCGGCTGTTTGTTCGGGAAGTGGatccggccgccgccgccgccccctcccccccccccccccccgctcgctccgccgcccgcggccgctcccgccgccccggccaTGGCCAGGGACTACGATCACCTCTTCAAGCTGCTCATCATCGGCGACAGCG GTGTGGGCAAGAGCAGTTTGCTGTTGCGTTTTGCAGATAATACATTCTCAG GCAGCTACATTACCACAATTGGAGTGGATTTTAAAATCCGGACAGTTGAGATCAATGGAGAGAAGGTGAAGCTACAGATCTGGGACACAGCTGGACAAGAGCGCTTCCGGACTATTACGTCAAC GTATTACAGAGGAACACACGGGGTCATTGTTGTCTATGATGTAACTAGCGCAGAATCTTTTGTGAATGTAAAAAGGTGGTTGCATGAAATTAATCAAAATTGTGATGATGTCTGCCGGATACTAG tggGGAATAAGAATGATGACCCAGAGCGAAAAGTGGTAGAAACAGAAGATGCCTATAAATTTGCTGGGCAGATGGAGATCCAGTTGTTTGAGACCAGCgccaaagaaaatattaatgtggAAGAG ATGTTTAATTGCATTACAGAGCTAGTCCTGcgagcaaagaaagaaaacttagcaaagcagcaacagcagcaacagaacgATGTGGTGAAGCTAACGAAGAACAGTAAAAGGAAGAAGCGGTGCTGCTAA